A window of Myxococcales bacterium contains these coding sequences:
- a CDS encoding tryptophan 2,3-dioxygenase: MSREPTTYWDYIKVEELLSLQTGVAPSEAELTNDEVLFVVVHQIDELWMKLALRELVTVRDLFARPKVPEQSLSTAVRGIRRMDLLFRKMADHFALMETMTTRDYLGFRDKLSPASGFQSAQLREIELLLGLGDAERIPLGSEKSYMQALLGPKGAPSPASKRVEARLSDLPTLRDAVHAWLCRTPIQGSTPDDPHDAENVRAFVESYLLSHARATETAKALAKTTALTPDDEARLDARYEREKADTRAYLFAEDVTREEERPRATRLRAALVFIESYRELPLLAWPREVVDALVAFEQGFVVFRQRHARMVERMIGRRTGTGGSAGVDYLDQTALKYRIFRDIWAVRTILVREGELPPLERPGYYGFAGDS, from the coding sequence ATGAGCCGTGAGCCGACCACCTACTGGGACTACATCAAAGTCGAGGAGCTCCTCTCGCTCCAGACGGGCGTCGCACCGAGCGAGGCCGAGCTCACGAACGACGAGGTGCTCTTCGTCGTGGTCCACCAGATCGACGAGCTCTGGATGAAGCTCGCGCTACGCGAGCTCGTCACGGTGCGTGATCTCTTCGCGCGCCCCAAGGTGCCCGAGCAGTCGCTGTCGACGGCCGTGCGCGGCATCCGGCGCATGGACCTCCTCTTCCGCAAAATGGCCGATCACTTCGCGCTGATGGAGACCATGACCACACGCGACTACCTCGGCTTCCGCGACAAGCTCTCGCCGGCGAGCGGCTTCCAGTCGGCGCAGCTCCGCGAGATCGAGCTCCTCCTCGGTCTCGGCGACGCCGAGCGCATCCCGCTCGGTTCGGAGAAGTCGTACATGCAGGCGCTGCTCGGGCCGAAGGGCGCCCCCTCTCCTGCCTCGAAGCGCGTCGAGGCGCGCCTCTCGGACCTGCCGACGCTCCGCGACGCCGTGCACGCGTGGCTCTGCCGCACGCCCATCCAAGGCAGCACCCCCGACGACCCGCACGACGCCGAGAACGTGCGCGCCTTCGTCGAGTCGTATTTGCTCTCCCACGCGCGGGCGACCGAGACCGCCAAGGCCCTCGCCAAGACGACCGCCCTCACCCCCGACGACGAGGCGCGCCTCGACGCGCGCTACGAGCGAGAGAAGGCCGACACCCGCGCCTACCTCTTCGCGGAGGACGTGACCCGCGAGGAAGAACGCCCCCGCGCGACGAGGCTCCGGGCGGCCCTCGTCTTCATCGAGAGCTACCGCGAGCTCCCCCTGCTCGCGTGGCCGCGCGAGGTGGTCGACGCGCTCGTCGCGTTCGAACAAGGCTTCGTCGTGTTCCGTCAACGGCACGCGCGGATGGTCGAGCGCATGATCGGGAGGCGCACGGGCACGGGCGGCTCTGCGGGCGTCGACTACCTCGACCAGACGGCACTCAAGTACCGGATCTTTCGAGACATTTGGGCTGTCCGAACGATCCTCGTCCGCGAGGGCGAGCTGCCTCCGCTGGAGCGCCCGGGGTACTACGGCTTCGCGGGCGATAGCTGA
- a CDS encoding L-serine ammonia-lyase, translating to MFTIGIGPSSSHTVGPMRAARRFVESLDREGLVGRVSHVKAELFGSLGHTGKGHGSDVAVMLGLEGERPEALDPDTVPARIEAIRATKEVKLLGFAPVRFDPGSELVERGGQSLVFHRRQSLPAHPNGMRFTADLSDGEPFVRIYYSVGGGFVVNDGEVEPTLGERKPPPYPFTSGQDLLTITEDHGLSISTVVLENEKVLRPEAEVREGLAKIAAAMQACVKRGCEREGILPGGLKVRRRAAALHRRLTCDTRTTDPLLAMDWVNLWALAVNEENAAGGRVVTAPTNGAAGILPAVLHYYLRFVPNANDDGVARYLLTCAAIGMLYKRNASISGAEVGCQGEVGVACSMAAAGLAEVMGGTPEQVENAAEIGMEHNLGLTCDPVGGLVQVPCIERNAMASVKAINAARLALSGDGKHKISLDKVIATMRQTGADMMTKYKETARGGLAVNIIEC from the coding sequence ATGTTCACGATCGGCATCGGGCCCTCCAGCAGCCACACGGTGGGCCCCATGCGGGCGGCGAGGAGGTTCGTGGAGAGCCTCGATCGCGAGGGGCTCGTCGGGCGCGTCTCGCACGTGAAAGCCGAGCTCTTCGGCTCGCTCGGGCACACCGGGAAGGGCCACGGCAGCGACGTGGCCGTCATGCTCGGCCTCGAAGGGGAGCGCCCCGAAGCGCTCGACCCGGACACGGTCCCGGCGCGCATCGAGGCCATCCGCGCGACCAAAGAGGTGAAGCTCCTCGGCTTCGCGCCCGTGCGCTTCGACCCGGGGAGCGAGCTCGTGGAGCGGGGCGGCCAGAGCCTCGTCTTCCATCGGCGCCAGAGCCTCCCGGCGCACCCGAACGGCATGCGCTTCACGGCCGATCTCTCGGACGGCGAGCCCTTCGTGCGGATCTACTACTCCGTCGGCGGCGGGTTCGTCGTGAACGACGGCGAGGTCGAGCCCACGCTCGGCGAGCGGAAGCCCCCGCCCTACCCGTTCACGAGCGGGCAGGATCTGCTCACGATCACGGAGGATCACGGGCTCTCGATCAGCACCGTGGTGCTCGAGAACGAGAAGGTGTTGAGGCCCGAGGCCGAGGTGCGCGAGGGCCTCGCGAAGATCGCCGCGGCGATGCAGGCGTGCGTGAAACGAGGCTGCGAGCGCGAGGGCATCCTCCCCGGGGGCCTCAAGGTACGGAGGCGCGCCGCGGCGCTCCATCGGCGGCTCACGTGCGACACCCGCACGACCGATCCGCTGCTCGCCATGGACTGGGTGAACCTCTGGGCGCTCGCTGTGAACGAGGAGAACGCCGCAGGAGGTCGCGTGGTCACGGCGCCCACGAACGGCGCCGCGGGCATCCTCCCGGCCGTGCTCCACTACTATCTCCGCTTCGTGCCGAACGCGAACGACGACGGCGTCGCGCGCTACCTCCTCACGTGCGCCGCGATCGGGATGCTCTACAAGCGCAACGCCTCGATCTCCGGGGCCGAGGTCGGCTGCCAGGGCGAGGTGGGCGTCGCGTGCAGCATGGCCGCCGCCGGCCTCGCCGAGGTCATGGGGGGCACCCCCGAGCAGGTCGAGAACGCGGCCGAGATCGGCATGGAGCACAACCTCGGGCTCACGTGCGATCCGGTCGGCGGCCTCGTGCAGGTGCCGTGCATCGAGCGGAACGCCATGGCGTCGGTGAAGGCGATCAACGCCGCGCGGCTCGCGCTCTCGGGCGACGGAAAGCACAAAATCTCCCTCGACAAGGTCATCGCGACCATGCGCCAAACCGGCGCCGACATGATGACGAAGTACAAGGAGACCGCCCGCGGCGGCCTCGCCGTGAACATCATCGAGTGCTGA
- a CDS encoding SUMF1/EgtB/PvdO family nonheme iron enzyme, with the protein MHRFGRTALVVASSVGLMAATFALPSARGALVEPPSEPPSADAEEPEHDPASGPAKPKAHGVVRIKVPEKDGMVRVPGGRFVMGTAFGKAPPNEKPQRTTTSGPFWIDKTEVSVAAYRACVASKHCERPRVTSAQCTYDAQDGELPVSCVRWEDAEAYCRSVGKRLPSEVEWELSARGPSGYVYPWGNRLPDCKLANTLIRDNSGRGCFARPWRVRSVPANASVYGVLDLSGNVEEWTQDWYSEHLGDLAPRSGASHTLRGGGFQTSPSRARASTRDWGSVIEAGPNVGFRCAKDATP; encoded by the coding sequence ATGCATCGGTTTGGTCGCACAGCCCTCGTGGTCGCGTCGTCGGTCGGTCTCATGGCCGCCACGTTCGCCCTGCCGTCCGCGCGTGGGGCCCTCGTCGAGCCGCCGTCCGAGCCACCCTCGGCCGACGCGGAGGAGCCCGAGCACGACCCTGCGAGCGGCCCGGCGAAGCCCAAGGCGCACGGTGTCGTTCGCATCAAGGTGCCCGAGAAGGACGGGATGGTCCGCGTCCCCGGCGGGCGCTTCGTGATGGGGACGGCGTTCGGCAAAGCGCCACCCAACGAGAAACCCCAACGCACGACGACCTCGGGGCCCTTCTGGATCGACAAGACCGAGGTCTCCGTCGCGGCGTACCGCGCATGTGTCGCGAGCAAACATTGCGAGCGGCCTCGTGTGACGAGCGCACAATGCACGTACGACGCCCAAGACGGAGAGCTCCCCGTCTCGTGCGTTCGTTGGGAGGACGCCGAAGCGTACTGCCGCTCCGTGGGCAAGCGGCTCCCGTCGGAGGTGGAGTGGGAGCTCTCGGCGCGGGGGCCCTCCGGCTACGTGTACCCGTGGGGAAATCGCCTACCGGACTGCAAGCTCGCGAACACGCTCATTCGAGACAACTCCGGGCGCGGCTGCTTCGCGCGGCCCTGGCGTGTGCGGAGCGTGCCCGCGAACGCGAGCGTCTACGGGGTGCTCGATCTGTCCGGGAACGTCGAGGAGTGGACCCAAGACTGGTACTCCGAGCACCTCGGCGACCTGGCCCCTCGCTCCGGAGCGAGCCACACGCTCCGCGGCGGCGGTTTCCAGACCTCCCCGAGCCGCGCGCGCGCGAGCACACGGGACTGGGGCTCGGTCATCGAAGCGGGGCCCAACGTCGGCTTCCGCTGCGCCAAAGACGCGACGCCGTAG
- a CDS encoding PhoH family protein: MKKNYVLDTNILLHDPQSVFRFEDNNVIIPIYAIEELDQFKREGSERGRNARQIARILDGLREQGSLSKGVTLKSGGSLRVAVPQKRPSLASAIDTDAMDAAILQTAFDVREEDQGRPTVFVTMDTNLRIRADALGMVSETYENQRVEAEKLDTGVQELTVPSGHVDAFFQEGFLELASRESLLPNSCILLRDAENASHTAIGRYDAQKGGVIALRVPREGVMGVRPRNKEQSLALDLLLDESIRLVTLVGKAGTGKTLLAIAAGLKRTIEDGIYTRILVSRPVMPLGRDIGFLPGDVDEKLNPWMQPIFDNLEFLFSHGQKKGSRAYAEMLESGQLQVEPLTYIRGRSLPQQFIIVDEAQNLTPHEVKTIITRSGDGTKIVLTGDPGQIDNPYVDSASNGLTIAADKFKGEKVAGHIVLSKGERSELAELAANLL, translated from the coding sequence ATGAAGAAGAACTACGTCCTCGACACGAACATCCTCCTCCACGACCCGCAGTCGGTCTTCCGGTTCGAGGACAACAACGTCATCATTCCGATCTACGCGATCGAGGAGCTCGATCAGTTCAAGCGCGAGGGCTCCGAGCGCGGCAGGAACGCGCGCCAAATCGCGCGCATCCTCGACGGGCTCCGTGAGCAAGGCTCGCTGTCGAAGGGCGTCACCCTGAAGAGCGGCGGCTCGCTCCGCGTGGCGGTGCCCCAGAAGCGCCCGAGCCTCGCCTCGGCGATCGACACGGACGCGATGGACGCGGCGATCTTGCAGACCGCGTTCGACGTCCGCGAAGAGGACCAGGGGCGGCCCACCGTGTTCGTGACCATGGACACGAACCTCCGCATCCGCGCCGACGCGCTCGGGATGGTGAGCGAGACGTACGAGAACCAGCGCGTCGAGGCCGAGAAGCTCGACACGGGCGTGCAGGAGCTCACGGTGCCTTCGGGCCACGTCGACGCGTTCTTCCAGGAAGGTTTCCTCGAGCTCGCCTCCCGCGAGTCCCTCCTCCCGAACTCGTGCATCCTCCTCCGGGACGCCGAGAACGCGTCGCACACGGCGATCGGCCGCTACGACGCCCAAAAGGGCGGCGTCATCGCCCTCCGCGTCCCGCGCGAGGGGGTCATGGGCGTGCGCCCTCGAAACAAAGAGCAGAGCCTCGCGCTCGATCTCTTGCTCGACGAGTCCATTCGCCTCGTCACGCTCGTCGGCAAGGCCGGCACCGGGAAGACGCTGCTCGCCATCGCGGCGGGCCTGAAGCGCACCATCGAGGACGGCATCTACACGCGCATCCTCGTGTCTCGCCCCGTCATGCCCCTCGGCCGCGACATCGGCTTCCTCCCCGGCGACGTCGACGAGAAGCTGAACCCCTGGATGCAGCCCATCTTCGACAACCTCGAGTTTCTCTTCTCCCACGGGCAGAAGAAGGGCTCGCGGGCCTACGCGGAGATGCTCGAGAGCGGTCAGCTCCAGGTCGAGCCGCTCACCTACATCCGCGGTCGCTCGCTCCCGCAGCAGTTCATCATCGTCGACGAGGCCCAGAACCTCACGCCTCACGAGGTGAAGACGATCATCACGCGCTCGGGCGACGGCACGAAGATCGTCCTCACCGGGGACCCGGGCCAGATCGACAACCCCTACGTCGACAGCGCGTCGAACGGGCTCACGATCGCGGCCGACAAGTTCAAGGGCGAGAAGGTCGCGGGCCACATCGTCCTCTCGAAGGGTGAGCGCAGCGAGCTCGCGGAGCTCGCGGCCAACCTGCTCTGA
- a CDS encoding fibro-slime domain-containing protein yields MTFFQAARPLGVFFSVAGIVALAVACGQGGSSPSSGGASGGGPGAGTSCATPAAGCPCAAGAEAACGYEIKGEENFIYCAEGKLTCEGGVFGACRPSGTVSVKSRPVLGPGSGLRFSALGTPVGCATIDGGLNLCDPSCQVMVDTPTGVDAGPGFGLSGGGLVSTGVAVCGDGALQGGEECDDGNTTAGDGCGATCLLEVGFQCPTPGSPCIPATCGNGTIEGAERCDDGNLVPFDGCSPTCQKEVSCPKGGGACVAVCGDGIKFPSEACDDGNSVSGDGCSATCTVEAGATCNTVSSGLAPSVTVPVIYRDLKGTHPDVQPTSGFGVKPGIVASTLAADGFPVFASSQGTVTSATTFDDWYRPTGNNIRILDTLTLTRQPGGEYRFSSNNFFPINGLGYGNYAATGKNFHFTSEVRVPFTFAGGEKLDFNGDDDVFVFINGRLVVDIGGVHPAAAGTVTLSPAVAASIGLVVGTTYEIAVFQAERNTTGSNYTLTLQGFDRARSVCTLPTSQTFVRDFQATCAQGFTPKWQLFQWRASVPAASSIAFRAATADTQAALPANPDPAPVSVNAGSATPTNSPVSATPAWVNEVDGALNPVPVSLRLRDEGLTTSKRWLRVYMTYNVGAGGSPRLDQWRQLYDCVANE; encoded by the coding sequence ATGACATTTTTCCAAGCCGCGCGACCGCTAGGGGTCTTCTTTTCGGTCGCGGGAATCGTCGCCCTCGCCGTCGCATGCGGACAGGGGGGCTCGTCGCCTTCGTCGGGGGGGGCAAGCGGCGGCGGACCCGGCGCGGGGACGTCGTGCGCCACGCCGGCGGCGGGCTGCCCTTGCGCGGCGGGAGCCGAGGCGGCGTGCGGGTACGAGATCAAGGGCGAAGAGAATTTCATCTACTGCGCCGAGGGCAAGCTCACGTGCGAGGGCGGCGTCTTCGGCGCGTGTCGCCCGTCGGGCACGGTGTCCGTCAAATCGCGACCGGTGCTCGGCCCGGGCTCGGGGCTAAGGTTCAGCGCGCTCGGCACCCCGGTCGGCTGCGCGACGATCGACGGAGGCCTGAACCTCTGCGATCCGAGCTGCCAGGTCATGGTCGACACGCCCACGGGCGTCGACGCGGGGCCGGGGTTCGGCCTCTCGGGTGGCGGGCTCGTGTCCACGGGCGTCGCTGTGTGCGGCGACGGAGCGCTCCAAGGCGGAGAGGAGTGCGACGACGGCAACACGACGGCCGGCGACGGCTGCGGCGCCACGTGCCTCCTCGAGGTCGGGTTCCAGTGCCCGACGCCGGGCTCGCCCTGCATTCCGGCCACGTGCGGAAACGGAACCATCGAGGGCGCCGAGCGCTGCGACGACGGGAACCTCGTGCCGTTCGACGGCTGCTCTCCGACCTGCCAAAAAGAGGTGAGCTGCCCGAAGGGAGGAGGTGCGTGCGTCGCCGTGTGCGGTGACGGCATCAAGTTCCCGAGCGAGGCGTGCGACGACGGCAACTCGGTGAGCGGCGACGGCTGCTCGGCCACGTGCACGGTCGAGGCCGGCGCGACGTGCAACACGGTGTCGTCGGGCCTCGCGCCGAGCGTGACCGTCCCCGTCATCTACCGTGACCTCAAGGGCACGCACCCCGACGTGCAGCCCACGAGCGGCTTCGGCGTGAAGCCCGGCATCGTGGCCTCGACGCTCGCCGCCGATGGTTTCCCCGTGTTCGCCTCGAGCCAGGGCACCGTGACGAGCGCCACGACGTTCGACGACTGGTACCGCCCGACGGGCAACAACATTCGCATCCTCGACACCCTCACGCTCACCCGTCAGCCGGGTGGCGAGTACCGGTTCTCGTCGAACAACTTCTTCCCCATCAACGGGCTTGGGTACGGCAACTACGCGGCGACCGGGAAGAACTTCCACTTCACGAGCGAGGTGCGTGTGCCCTTCACGTTCGCGGGGGGCGAGAAGCTCGATTTCAACGGCGACGACGACGTCTTCGTGTTCATCAATGGCCGTCTCGTCGTCGACATCGGCGGCGTCCACCCCGCGGCAGCGGGCACCGTCACGCTCAGCCCTGCCGTGGCCGCGTCGATCGGGCTCGTCGTCGGGACCACCTACGAGATCGCGGTGTTCCAGGCCGAGCGCAACACGACGGGCAGCAACTACACGCTCACGCTCCAGGGGTTCGATCGCGCACGCTCGGTGTGCACGCTCCCCACGTCGCAGACCTTCGTCCGCGATTTCCAGGCCACGTGCGCTCAGGGCTTCACCCCGAAGTGGCAGCTCTTCCAGTGGCGCGCATCGGTGCCCGCGGCGAGCTCGATCGCGTTCCGAGCGGCTACGGCCGACACCCAGGCCGCGCTCCCGGCGAACCCCGATCCTGCCCCGGTGAGCGTGAACGCCGGCTCGGCGACGCCGACGAACAGCCCCGTGTCGGCCACCCCGGCATGGGTGAACGAGGTCGACGGCGCCCTCAACCCCGTGCCCGTGTCGCTCCGCCTCCGCGACGAGGGGCTCACCACGTCGAAGCGCTGGCTCCGTGTCTACATGACCTACAACGTGGGCGCGGGCGGCTCGCCGAGGCTCGACCAGTGGCGTCAGCTCTACGACTGCGTCGCCAACGAGTGA